A single genomic interval of Salmo trutta chromosome 13, fSalTru1.1, whole genome shotgun sequence harbors:
- the LOC115204871 gene encoding uncharacterized protein LOC115204871, translating to AAFDTVNHQILLSTLSELGISGAAHAWIASYLTGRSYQVANRISACLADISVWMTAHHLKLNLGKTELLFLPGKDCPFHDLTITVDNSLVSSSQSAKNLGVTLDNTLSFSTNLKAVTRSCRFMLYNIRRVRPCLTLEAAQVLVQALVISRLDYCNSLLAGLPACAIKPLQLIQNAAARLVFNLPKFSHVTPLLRSLHWLPVEAHIRYKSMVLAYGAVRGTAPPYLQALIRPYTQTRALRSSTSGLLASLPLRKHSSRSAQSKLFAALAPQWWNKLPHNARTAESITTFRRHLKPHLFKEYLG from the exons gctgcctttgatactgtgaaccaccagatcctcctctccaccctctccgagctgggcatctccggcgcggcccacgcttggattgcgtcctacctgacaggtcgctcctaccag gtggcgaatcgcatctctgcatgtctggcagacatatcagtgtggatgacggctcaccacctcaagctgaacctcggcaagacggagctgctcttcctcccggggaaggactgcccgttccatgatctcaccatcacggttgacaactcccttgtgtcctcctcccagagtgctaagaaccttggcgtgaccctggacaacaccctgtcgttctccactaacctcaaggcggtgacccgatcctgtaggttcatgctctacaacattcgcagagtacgaccctgcctcacactggaagcggcgcaggtcctagtccaggcacttgtcatctcccgtctggattactgcaactcgctgttggctgggctccctgcctgtgccattaaacccctacaactcatccagaacgctgcagcccgtctggtgttcaaccttcccaagttctctcacgtcaccccgctcctccgctctctccactggcttccagttgaagctcacatccgttacaagtccatggtgcttgcctacggagctgtgaggggaacggcacctccgtaccttcaggctctgatcaggccctacacccaaacaagggcactgcgttcatccacctctggcctgctcgcctccctacctctgaggaagcacagttcccgctcagcccagtcaaaactgttcgctgctctggcaccccaatggtggaacaagctccctcacaacgccaggacagcggagtcaatcaccaccttccggagacacctgaaaccccacctctttaaggaatacctgggatag